The sequence CCATTGGATGacaaaaaaacttaaaaacacCTTGTGGTCAAAGAAAACGAGGAACTGATTTCAAGCTGAAAGTATTTTGTTTGTTTATGAGGACATTTCAAGTTGAAAGTTATGCAGAAGGAAGAATAGAGCGATACCAGGCTTCATTCAGCTCAGTACTAGGATAAAATCTTATTCCAGCCATGAAGAATACCACACCAAAGTTTGATCTTTCATCAGTAAGAGCGATACACCAAAGATTGCTGATGTTTCATCAGTAAGAGTGAAACATTCTTCACACCGTAGATAGCACACTGCTATTCGACAAAGGGACCAGATGATATGATCGTCTTCTCTGCTAGGGAAACCATTGACATGACAACTGGCCATGAGAACAGCTCCGCAAACTGGCACCATGTCTATTAAGGGAAATTTTTGGCTGTTGGGAAATTACTAGCAAAGCAGCAGCAGTGTCACCAGGAAGAAGATGCACTGCTCAAGACAACACATTATATTGATATTAATACTTTGTGTCCTGACGGAATGCAGGACAGATTGTCGCACCAACAGAATCAATGCCCACGCACCGGGCGAGCACCATTCTAGCAGCATCCTTTGGGCCTCTAACTCTGCTCAGTTCACTGAGATCAAACTTGATGCAGATTAGGCCTGTGTGAGTAGCCTCTGCATGAGCATCGTCAAGCTGAAGAGTCTCTACAGCCAAGGCAAACAAAACATATCAGCATCGTTGCAAGCTGTTATGGACAGAAGATTTGGTATCAAATATCAGAGGAGAAAGAATAGAAAGAAGGACGCAGCAGCCAAGTCCGATTCAGTTTCACATACGGCTGGCTGAAATAGGAATAGTACTACTTAGTATATCTAGATTAGTATCTATATTTCCTAGTTTATATCAGAGTCCTATCTATCTACGTATCTGAGTCAAGTCTGTTAGTCGGTGCCTAAACTATAAAGGCAACCGTAAGGTCCTGTAATAGATCAAGCAAGTTAATACAGAAAAGGGTTTTGCCCACCAAATTGCTATCGATCAGAGCCTCAGTTTACAGGAGAAGCCCAGGACTTGAGGGCGATCTGCCCTATCCTCTGTGCGCCATATTACAAGCCAACCCACTTCATGTACATCAGCTGATGAGATTTTCCAGACTTGGATGCTTAGGTGCAACTACCACACAACGTCCATGATGCTAATCCAGCAGCAGAATTAATAATCAAATATGAAAGCAATGCTACTTCTAATAACAAAACAAGTATTTGTTGAATAAAGTAATAAACTAGATGAACATTCTGTAAATTTTCTCAATAAACACCTAAACATAATGCTGATTGACACGAACATTCTGTAAATTTTCTCAATAAACACCTAAACATAATGCTGATTGCGCAATAGTGTAAGTGTGTGTACCTGAAGCAAGTTTTAAGCCCCTTCGTCATCAATACTGAAAAGCCTTAGATTAGATCGAGTTCTTACGCTCATGCAAGAAAGATGCATCAACATCGCTCTCTGACAAACCATACTCCCAATGCCAGAAGATACCATACAAGGAATATCAAACGTTAGAAAGGTGCCTCCACGTTACAGTACCATTGTACTTTTGTTGGCCTTTACATTGAATTTCATAATGCAGCGCATTCAAAATTAAGAGCATCAGGTATTGTTAATTTCACAGGGAATGGCAATTGATATTCCATTACCTACCTGTAGCTGCTCATAGATTGACGGCACATACTTGAGCAAATGATCCAAATAATATGATTTGGAAGCAAACAGCCTAGAATGAGCATGGACATTGTAGATGAGCTCACGATTCTGTGGAAGAACCAAAACTTCTAGCACCTGAATACTCCATGCAGTCACAATAATCAGCAAAAGATCAAATGACCATTATTTCAATAAATAGAACGAGGTGGACTTTATAGTTTTCTGTTCCAGTCCTGATATGACTTAAAAGTAACATGTCTGTTTTGCATATTTTGGTAAATACAGAAGTAAACTATCCAAGGAACAGTTAAATATGCAATGCACCAAGCAAGGTAGATTATCAGGCATATAGAGCCAATGTACACAAGGTGATACTAGGTAGCATCAATGTATATGATCTAAATCATAATTGTTAGTTCGCCAATAAGCAAAAGAAGAATCCTTCTAGTTCATTTTGCTTATTTCTTGGGTTGATGGTCTATAAATATGGTTGGCATATGTTGGAAAGTTAAGTTGAAAAGCTCCTCACTGGTACTAGGCCTGATGTGGAATACAAGATTAGACGTGAGAAATATGTTCACATTCAGCACAAGCTGATCCTTGATGGCACAAACATCTTATCAATATTATCAAACTTTCGAGGACTACTGAGGGACAAAATACTAGTCATGAAGAAATCATTCATCAACATCAGGGACAGGAATTCAGCCACGGAAGTGCAAGATATGCTGATATATTAAGCTCAATGAACTTGTACCTCAACATGCTCCAACGGCATGTCAAACCTACACTAGCACATTGTTACCATTTCTTCATCAACATACTAGAACCGCAGTCTGGTAGGGTGCCAGGTGAAAAAAGCATGCTATCGTAAGAAAAACAGCATGCTGGACTAAACCATGGCATATTAAAGCCTAAATGAACCATGAAAAAAATCCAGTGAAACAAACAATAACACTATTTCTCTGCAGTCTTTTAATATTAACTGTGTCTGTGAGATGAATATTTTTCCCAATTTTTGGGGAACCCAGTATCCGAATAAATAATGCAGAGCCTGATGCCTAAGGTTTCATGATTCGAACCATCGAATTCAAGCTTCGGAATAAGCCCTAGTTTTGAAGCATATGAACACAAGTACACGACATCTGAACTCAGTGCACACGCTGACCTTCATCCTAAGTAAGGCCTAATGCAAAAAACGCCTCCCACGGGATCGTATCGCAGACAGGGGattcaaataaaatacatataaaaaatataattctGGGACATATGGTGCACCGGTAGAGTAAAAATCTGCACTAACCTTTGATGCAATCTGCAGCACTGAGGTTTGAGGCAACATCAGAGTCGCTAAACTTATGTTCAAAGCCCAAGAAATGCACTATCCATGAACTATAGAACAGTAGGTTTGATAGCATGTAGCTCTGCCATGCTGGAGCGTGTACTGATTACACCACTGCATATTCCCCTCACCAACTCGATGCACGTTTCGCCCACCTCGTGGCAGTCTGGCAGATCAtaatcatcaaaattctctTGCTAAACCCTCCATGGCTCCATATAGACCATCTGCGTAGGAAGTGTTTTTTTTATATCTGCACATATGGGGCAGAACATGATTGTCCTCAGCAAAAACCAGCACATTGGCCTCTGTACTAACTGATTCCAGTACCCAATAGGGCTATCCGAAGAATCCTTCCTTACAGGCATTTCCTCAAACACATTGCCCACATCCACAAGCATGCCGCATTGCCGCCACTGCTCCTAGTCTGCATCACCAACAGCTTCACCTCATTGCCGAGCCTAGGTGTTCGTTGCTTGCGATTGTAGTGTGTGCGGGAGACAGAAGAGGCAGTAAAGGAATTCCATAGGCACGGGCGCACGGCAGGGTTGCAAAGGCAGCGAGGAGAAGTCATCCCCGACGAGACCGAACTGGAGGAGGGTGTGCACGCGTGCGTCGGCACGAACTCCGAAGCATCCGTGCAGAAGCTTCAGGTATAGCGATCTCTCAGGCTTGTGGTTCGGATTGTAGCCGGCTGTGGAGGCAAGGGTGGTCACCCAGCTCTCGACGCGGATACGCGACTTCAGCAAGGATTTTGAAGTGGACGGCGACGCTTTGGGGTGCCAGCGCCGTCGGTGGCGGTGGTAGTGGCGGGCTGGCGGCTGAGATGAGGTATATGCCAACGAAAAGAGGTAATACTCGAATACCAAGAGATGAAGCTCGGAGCGGACGCTgctggcgagaagcggcgaggcCACCTCATCGGAATTGGGAGACGTCAGCGCGAGGCGGAGCCAATTGCGGAGCTGCTCCAGGGGTAAACAAATCGGAGAAGAGCGTGGCGAACTGGCGATCCGCGGGGAGAACGGCTGTCAGGAGCGGCCCGgccggagggagagaggagaggcgcGAGGAAAACGGTCGATGAAGGACGGCGACGAGGGCGCGGCTACGAACATGCGGGCGGCGAGGGATAGGGGCGAGTCGGCGAAGAAGGCGCGCGGGTGGTCGCCGGCGTAGCGGCGGAGGAAGTCCacagccgccgctgccgccttcGGCGTGGACGTGGCGGGGCGTGGCGAAGACGGAGAAGGCGCTTTGAGCTTCGAATTGATCGCCGCCGAGGCGGAGAGAACTTGAAACGGAATCCAGACGGGCGGGGCCGCCGGCTCTCGAAGATTTCCGAACTGGCGCTCCGCGCCGGGATACCTCGCCGGCAGGTGGGACCGACCCGTGTTGGGTCCAGCGGCAGGTGGGGGAAAGGAAAgcgggattttttattttaaataaaaattgcaaatatatgtgttagttttaaaaaattacaagtcTAGTTTTTCTCGTTGCATGagtaattatttgagttgaaaATTCTAAAACAGCTTGATGATTATATCCTCTACAccgtaattttttttaaaaattgtataactattttgatagcgttttaaattttaagagtagtaaaacataatatttttaatttttaaaccaATCATTCGTTGAAAAAGGATAAGagtttgttattttttaaaatcgacaaatatatttgtaatttttttatttaaaaatataaaaataaaaaagctcgagGAAAGCGACCGCATCCCACGGGCCACGGGCCACGGCCCAGGATAATTCACTTTCGTGAAAGGAGGTAGAGAGCCCGGCGGGCGACCCATCCATTCTCAAGTGATGGGCCAAGTAGCCTCTCATGGCCCAGTCCAATGCGTGTTCCAACCCAACTCCGGTGGCGTAGCGTAGCACATAGAGTCTCTCCGCTCCGGTTGCCGTCGGCTCGGGCAAGCTCGTCTCTTCTCTTTTATCCCTTTCTTCCTCTTCGTCTCGTCTCGTCGTCGTCGGGAAGAAGCAGGAGGAGCccgagagggagagggagcgatgcaggtgaagcagaaggtgtACGAGCTCTACAAGGGCACGGTGGAGCGGGTCACAGGCCCGCGCACCGTCTCGGCGTTCCTCGAGAAGGGCGTGCTCTCCGTCCCCGAGTTCATCCTCGCCGGCGACAACCTCGTCGCCAAGTGCCCCACCTGGTCCTGGTGCGCCGCCCGCCCCTTCGTCGTTCTCCCTCTAACTAATTCACGCTGTTTGGTCCGCTCGGGGGTCTCGGGTGGGTGggtggttggttggttggttgattgattgattgatcgATCTGGTGGGTGGGTCGTGCGTCCGCAGGGAGGCGGGCGATCCGAGCAAGAGGAAGCCATATCTCCCCGCCGATAAGCAATTCCTCGTCACCAGGAACGGTATGCGGCAGCTTAATTGAGTCAAAATTTGGCTACTATTTATTATCCTGTCTGCACgaattgaattttgatgaatGCTGCATTGGTGGGTAGAATTGGTAGGTATATTTCCCCAACTCCCATGTATTGGATGGTTGCATTAGTTAAGCTACTATACAAGGGGAATGAAAAAGGAGTTGATTTTGGCACACTCCTGGAGTATCAAAATATAAACTTAAGGTTTACTGGCTACAAGTGGTGTCGCTTTAGAAGAACTTAACTCGCTCATTGTGAATTCCTGCATTAAGAATGCTAAATTTGGTTTTGCTCCCAGTTCCTTGTTTAAGACGCGCCATCTCTCtcgaggaagagtatgatgcaGCAGGAGCTGAGGTGGTtctcgatgatgatgaggatggtgAAGGCTGGCTCGCAACACATGGGGTGCAAGGTTTGTCTCTCAGTGCTGCTTGGTTGTGCCCTGTCTGGATTGTATGACCGAAACTTTATTTGTCTGACGGTGATGTTTAGCCTCAAATCGAGAAGAGGAGGACATACCCTCTATGGATACCCTGGACATAGGGAAAGCTGAAGGGataaagtctatcccctcatACTTCAGCGGTGgtaagaaggaggaagaggaggaggatatACCCGACATGGACACTTATGAGGACACAGGGGATAATTTGGTAGGAAGAGCACAATTCTGTATCTGTGGCAGGGCTAAGCAAGGCTAATAAATTTACTGATTCTAGCTGCGCTTTTCTCATCTTATTGCAGGCTGCGGCTCAACCTTCATATTTTGTTGCGGAAGAGCCCGAAGATGACAACATCCTTCGTACTAGAACATATGATGTTAGCATCACGTAAGCTCTTTTTTTCTTGGCTGCATGGTTTGATTAATTCTTTTCTTCTATAGGTTTACACTGCTGTACTAGTTGTCTGGTTGGTGTATAGTTCCAATTAATTGTAGTTATGGCCATCCATAATTAGTATTTATGTGCTCTTCTAAATCTGCATATTGCTTATTGCTATGTGTATTGACATTGTGAGGAAGACATCTCAATCACAAGGTGTTGTTTCTGTTTTGTATTAGCGAAGATTTGTATTATGCATAGCTGCACCTCCACCTCT is a genomic window of Phragmites australis chromosome 24, lpPhrAust1.1, whole genome shotgun sequence containing:
- the LOC133907757 gene encoding autophagy-related protein 3-like, encoding MQVKQKVYELYKGTVERVTGPRTVSAFLEKGVLSVPEFILAGDNLVAKCPTWSWEAGDPSKRKPYLPADKQFLVTRNVPCLRRAISLEEEYDAAGAEVVLDDDEDGEGWLATHGVQASNREEEDIPSMDTLDIGKAEGIKSIPSYFSGGKKEEEEEDIPDMDTYEDTGDNLAAAQPSYFVAEEPEDDNILRTRTYDVSITYDKYYQTPRVWLTGYDESRMPLKPELVFEDISQDHAHKTVTIEDHPHLLAGKHASVHPCKHAAVMKKIVDVLMSRGVEPEVDKYLFIFLKFIASVIPTIEYDYTMDFDLGSTS